Below is a window of Deltaproteobacteria bacterium DNA.
AGCTTCGCCATCGGGATGCCGCGGCGCTCGGCGACGGCGAAGTACATCGCGAGGATGATGCTCGCCGAGCAGTTGACGGTCATCGAGGTGGTGACCTCGTCGAGCGCGATGCCGTCGAAGAGCTCGGTCATGTCGTCGATGGTCGAGACCGCCGTGCCCTCACGCCCGACCTCGCCGAGCGAGCGCTCGTGGTCGGCGTCGTAGCCCATGAGGGTCGGCATGTCGAAAGCGGTCGAGAGACCCGTTTGCCCCTGCGCGAGGAGGAACTTGAAGCGCTCGTTGGTGTCGCGCGGCGTCCCGAAACCGGCGAACTGCCGCATCGTCCACGAGCGGCCGCGGTACATCGTCGGGTAGACGCCCCGCGTGTAGGGGAACTCGCCGGGCCTGCCGATGTCGGCGGACGTGTCGCGGCCCGCGAGATCGTCCGGCGCGTAGCACTCCTTGATCTCCATGTCGGAGACCGTCGAGAAGCGGCGCGCGGTCTCTTTCGACGCGGACCCCGGCGGGACGAATCGTGGTTGTGCGCTCATGGCAGTCTCCGGGTTCCGTCGACGGTCTTATCGCGATCGCCGCCGCCAGTGCGAGCGGCGTTTCGTCAGGGCTCGAGCGGCCGGGAGCCGCGCGCGCCCGGCGACACGCGGCGCCGCCGCCGGAAGTCGACGTCGATCACACGGGCGCGCGGCAGGCGCGGACGCGGGGTGCGATGCGAGATGAGCTTCGCCGCGACCGGCACCCATTCCTCGGGCACGAGGATGCGGATGGTGCCGAGGCTGCCGGTGCGGACCGGATCCATCTCGAAGCGCCGGCTCTCCAGCAGGCACGGAATGCCCTGGTGCTCGAGGAATCCTTTGACGAGGTGCGCTTCGGGCTCGAATGCCGTGGCGTGGCAGACTTTCCAGGGCATGACGGGACTTTTCCGTATAGATGATCCTCCTTGTCATGCCAAGGCATACTTGACGGTCGCACCAAACGCGGGCAAGCGGAAGCCCAACCAAATCCACAGGAGGCACCGCATGAACCGATTGGCACCGCGTTTCGCATTGGCCGGCCTGCTCGTCGTGGCGAGCGCCAGCGTGGCGCTCGCCCAGAGCGAGGACGCGCTGATCAAGTATTTCCGCAAGAAGAACAACCTCCCCCCCACCGCCGCCGTCACCGTCCAGGGCCTGAAGGACTCGGCCAACTTCAAGGGATCGAAGGAAGGCACGCTCAACATCGCGGGCCCGCAGGGCAACAAGGCGCTCAACTTCATCGCGTCGCCCGACCTCAAGTATGTCGTCGTGGGCGAGGTGGTGGACACCACGGTCGATCCGTCGAAGGCCGTGATGGCGAAGATCAACCTCCAGGGCGAGCCGTTCAAGGGCGCGAAGGACGCCAAGGTCACGATCGTCGAATACTCTGAGTTCCAGTGCCCGTTCTGCAAGCGCGGCTTCGACACCATCGAGAACCAGGTGCTGAAGCAGTACGAGGGGAAGGTGAAGTTCTACTTCAAGAGCTTCCCGCTGCCGTTCCACCCGTGGGCGATGCCGGCCTCGATCGCCGCCGAGTGCGCAAAGAGTCAGAAGGCCGAAGCGTTCTGGAAGGTCTACGAGTCGTTCTTCAACCACCAGTCGGAGATCAATCCGCAGAACGTGAAGGACAAGGCGGCGGAGTACCTGAAGGACACCGGCATCGACATGGCCAAGTGGAACACCTGCTTCGACAACAAGGAGACGGCGGCGAAGGTGAACAAGGAGCACGACGAAGGCGCGGCCCTCGGCGTCACGGGCACGCCGGCCTTCTTCATCAACGGCCGCATGCTGGTGGGGGCGCAGCCGTTCGAGCAGTTCAAGAACGTGATCGACGACGAGCTCGCCGCGGCGAAGTAGTCGCTACCTTTTCCGATCCGGGCGCCGCCTGCCTCGTGCAGGTGGCGCCTTCCCTTTTTGCGGTACAGGAAGACCGCGCGTAATGGCGCCGCTGCGGGGTGCGGGAGACCGGCTCGCTGGCTCCGCAGATCCTCGACTCCGCACCGTTCAAGGGCACCATGCGCAGGGCCGCGTAGCGGATCTAGTCGCCTGCGAGCCGGTCTCCCGCACCCCGCCGAAGCGCCGCTGCGCGATCTGGAACAGCCAGCAGCGGACCGTCGGTGTGCGACCGGCTGTGCGCCGCGCAGCATCACCACGACTGCGCCGCCGAAGCTCGTGCTTTCGTGGTCCGAGCGCGCACGTCGCGCCGCGGCGACCCGTCGGCAGCGTGGCGGCTTGCAGTGCGCCACTCATGGTGACACTGTGTCACCATGACGAGGAAGGGGTCGATCACCATCAAGGATCTGCACGCGCAGACGGGAGCGCACGTGCGGCGGGCCGGCCGCGGGCGGGCGCCGGTGCCGGTGACCGATCGTGGGAAGGTCGTCGCCGCACTGGTCCCCCCGACGTTGCTCCCGACGGGCCGCCGGCGGCGCACCGTGCTGGCGGAGTACGCCACGTGGCTGTCGCGCGAGCCGGCGACCCGGGTGCTCGACGATCTCGACGCCGTACGCGGCGAGCGCTGACGATGCTCTTCTGCGACACGTCGACGCTCGCGAAATACTATGTGGCCGAGCCGGAATCCGAGGCGGTCCGCGCTCGGCTCGACGCCGAGGATCGCGTGCTGCTCTCCGAGCTCGCGCGGGCCGAGCTCATGGGCGTGTTCCACCGGCAGCTCCGCGAGCGCCGATGGGATCGGAGCGCGTTCCAGACCGTCGTGCGGCAGTGGTCGACCGACGACGCCGGCGGCTACTGGACGTGGCTCCCACTCGATGCCGAGATCGTCGAGCAGGTCGTGCGGGTGTACGCCACGCTGCCGGACGACGTCTTCTTGCGGACGGCCGACTGCCTGCACCTGATCACGGCGCTCCGCCATGGGTTCTCGGAGATCCACACCCACGACGCCCAGCAGCGCGCGGGAGCCGGTGCGCTCGGCCTGACCGCGATCGCGATCTCCGCGTAGACGACCGCACCTGCAGCAGGCGCCCTATTTGCGAGCGGAGATTCAACCAATGAAACCCCGCCACGCAGCGACCGAAGTGCATCGCGACTCGGCGACTCGGAACGACGATCAGTATTCGGGCTTGAAGTCGAAAGTGGTGCGTCGTCTCGAGGTAGCGCACCGTGCGGGTCTGGGATCGACGACGAGCTCGCCGCGGCGAAGTAGTCCTCCGTTGCATCGAAAGGCGCCGCCCTCGCGCGGGCGGCGCCTTTTCTTTGGTGCCGACCAAACGGACCGCGCGCAGGGGCGGTGCCACGGGGCGCGGGGGAGCGGCTCGCTGGCTCCGCAGATGGCACGCCCATCCCGCTCAAGGATCACCATGCGCATGGCCGCGTGTGCCATCTAGTCGCCTGCGAGTCGCTCCCCCGCAGCCCTCGACAACGAGCTGCGCGATCTGTTTCTCCCGCCGACGGCAAGCCGACGGTGCGTGGCTGGCCGGCGACATCGCTGCAGCTTACGACGTCGCCGCCGATGCTCGTGCTTTCGAGGGCCGAAGACACCTTGCGCAGGGTCGCTACTGAGCGGGGTGGGGCGGCGCTTCGCAGGCGACTAGATCCGCTACGCGGCCCTGCGCACGGTGCCCTTGAACGCCACGGAGTCGAGGATCTGCGGAGCCAGCGAAGCGCCGCCCCACCCCGCCGCGCAGCGGCCCCGCTGCACCACGCCTCAGCGACCCGCGAGAGGGTCAGTATTCGGGCTTGAAGTCGAAGTGGTGCGTCGTCTCGAGGTAGCGCACCGTGCGGGTCTGGGAGCGCATGACGACCGAGTTCGTCTTCGCCCCGCCGCGGAAGAAGCGCACGCCCTGGAGGAAATCGCCGGTCGTCACGCCGGTCGCCGCGAACATCACGTCACCGCGCACGAGATCGTCGATCTTGTAAACCTGCTGCAGATCCGTGAGCCCCGCCGCGTAGCAGCGGTCGCGCTCGTCGTGGGTGAGCGGCGCGAGCCTGGCCTGCATGTCGCCGCCCGCGCAGCGCAACGCCGCGGCCGCGAGCACGCCCTGATGACCGCCGCCGACGCCGATCAACAGATCGATCCCCGACTCGGGGCGCGTCGTCGCGAGCGCCGCCGAGAGATCGCCGGCGCCGAGCAGCTTGATGCGCGCCCCCGCCTGTCGGACCTCGCGGATGAGCTTCGCGTGGCGGGGCCGCTCGAGCACGACGACCGTCAAGTCCTCGACGTACACGCCCTTCGCCTCGGCGAGCGCGTGCAGGTTGTCCTGCGGCGCGCGCGTGATGTCGATCACGCCCCGCCCTTCCGGCCCGACGGCGACCTTCTCCATGTAGGCGTCGGGGCACTGGAAGAAGACGCCGGGCTCGGCGATCGCGATGATCGAGAGCGCCCCGGGCCCGCCCGTCGCGGTGATGCTGGCCCCTTCGAGCGCGTCGAGCGCGACCTCGGTCGTGATCTCGCCACCGCCGATCTTCTCGCCGACGTAGAGGGCCTTCGTCTGCTCCTGTGTGCCCTCGCCGATCACGACCGTGCCGCCGACGGCGATCGCGTTGAACGCGCGCCGCATGGCCTCGACCGCGGCCTGATCGGCCCCCGCCTCGTCGCCGCGCCCCATGAAGCGCGCCGACGCGAGTGCCGCCGCCTCCGTGACCCGAGCCACCTCGAGCGCCAGGTTGCGGTCCATCAGGCTCCTCCGAGGTCGTCGGCGATGCGCAGGCAGATCGGCGTGCCCTGCGTGCCGGCCAGGCGCCCGATGCGGCCGAGCGCCGTCTGCAGATCCCGCTCGCGCGCCTCGTGCGTACGGATCACGACGGGCACCGTCCCGCCGGCGCTGCGCTCCTTCTGGATCACGGTCGCGATACTAATCCCGTGTCGTCCGAGGATGGAAGCGAGGTTTCCGAGGACGCCCGGCCGATCGCGCACCATGATGCGCAGGTAATACGCCGTACGGAGATCCCCCATCGGGATGCGCTTCGGACGCCGGAGCGCGGGGATGCCGAGCGGCGGGACGCGCGCCGACGTGTCCTGGAGGCGGTTGCGCGCGATCTCGATCAGGTCCGCGACGACGGCGGTCGCGGTCGGCATCATGCCCGCGCCGAGGCCGTAGTACATGCTCGAGCCGAGCGCCTCACCCTCGACGTAGATCGCGTTGAAGGCGCCGCGTACGCCCGCGAGCACGTGCGCCGCCGGCACCAGCGTCGGATGCACACGCGCCGCCACGTCGTCCCCGTGCATCGACCCGATCGCGAGGAGCTTGATCTCGTAGCCGAGCTCGCGCGCGTAGCCGACGTCCATCTGCGCCACGCGCCGGATGCCCTCGGTGTGCACGTCCCTCAAGTGCAGCTCGGCGCCGAACGCGAGCGCGCTCAGGATGACGAGCTTGTGCGCGGAGTCGATGCCGTCGATGTCGAAGCTCGGGTCGGCCTCGGCGAGGCCGCGCGCCTGCGCCTCCCGCAACACGTCCTCGAACTGCGCGCCCTCCGCGCTCATCTTCGAGAGGATGTAGTTGCAGGTGCCGTTCACGATGCCGCGGACGGCGACGGTACGGTCGGCGACGACGCCGTCGCGCAGCACCCGCACGATCGGGATGCCGCCGCCGACGCTCGCCTCGAAGCCGATGTCGACGCGCTGCCGGGCCGCCGCGCCGAAGATCTCGCGGCCGTGCACGGCGAGAAGCGCCTTGTTGGCGGTGACGATGCTCTTGCCGCGTCCGATGGCGCCGAGGACGAACCGCCGCGCCGGCTCGTAGCCGCCCATGAGCTCGATCACGACATCGACGTCGTCCGCTTCGTAGACGCGCCGCGCGTCGGGCACCAGCATGCCCTTGGGCAGGCGCACGCCGCGGTCGCGCCGGGTGTCGAGGTCGGCGATGCGCACCAGGCGCAAACGCGCGCCGAGCATCGCGTCGATCGCCGCGCGCCGGCGCTGCAGGAGCTTCACGACCCCGGTGCCGATCGTCCCGAAGCCGATGAGGCCGGCGCGGATCTCGCGATCCGCGGGCCGGATGCTCGCCAGGCGCTTGCTGCTACCCATGGGCCACGCGCGCGTCGAAGCCGGCGGTGATGCGGGGAAATTCCATCCGGACCGCGACGTCCCGGAGCTCAGAATCGGAAGCCGAGCGACCCCATCGTCGTCACGAACTGGCGATCCGAGCGGTTGTTGAGGAACGCCTGGTGGTAGCTGCCGTGCAGGCCGAGCGTGATCTCGAGCAGCGGCACTTCGTCGTTCTCGCGCTCGTAGAGCGTGAAGATGGTGCCGGTGAGGCCGAGCCCAGCTTCGATGCCGGCCGCATCCTCGTCCTCGTCGGTGAAGACGCCGATGCCGTTCACCTCGGCGCTGTTGAAGTTCGCGAAGTGGTACCACCCGCCCTTCACGGTCGCGTACGGCCGCACCGGATACGACGACGGCAGGAAATTGATGCGCGGCCCGAGCGCCACCACGAAGTTCTGGTGGACCTCGTCGGTCTTGAACTCGAAGTCGCCCTGCCGGTACCGCTCGGAGTCGCCGTCGTTGTCGTTGAAGGAGTGCGTGAACTCGAAGATGCCGTCGAGGAAGGGCAGGAACTCGTAGCCGGCCGCGATGCTGTAGGCGCCGCCCGGGTTCTGCTCGTGGCTGAAGTCGCCGACGGGGATCAACGCGCCGCCGCGCACTTCGAGGAACGCGGCGCCCGGCTCCGCGGCGGCACGCCCCACGAGCCCGAACACGCACAGGATGGCCAGCGACAGCGAGCGGATCTTCATGACCCCTCCCCTTTCCCCCAAAGCGATCGATTTGGCGCTAAGTCCGCGTCGTACAACGCGTGCGATCTCGGGCGACGATAGCGGGCACCTTCCGGGAAGGCAAGGCATGAATCGCAGCGTCTGCGTGACTCGCGCCGCGCCGCCGTCACCCGATCCGCGCGAGCTCGAGCCGACCCGCCCAGCGCGCCTCGAGCACCGCGCGCAAGGACCGAGAGGCCGGCGACGCGAGCCCCGGATCGGAGGCGAGCCACCCCGCCGCATCCTCCTGCGCCTGCCGCAAGAGCGCGCCGTCGCGCACCAGGTTCGCCGCGCGGAAGTCGGGCAGGCCCGATTGGCGCGTGCCGAGGAACTCGCCCGGCCCGCGGATCTCGAGGTCCTTCTCCGCGATGCGGAAGCCGTCGTTCGTCTCCTCCATCACGCGCAAACGCTCGCGCGCCACGTCGCCCTGGGCGTAGGAGGCGAGGAGGAAGCAGAGCGAGCGGTGCTCGCCGCGCCCGACGCGGCCGCGCAGCTGGTGCAGCTGGGCGAGGCCGAAGTGCTCGGCGTGCTCGATCACCATGACGGTCGCGTTCGGCACGTCGATCCCGACCTCGATCACGGTCGTGCACACCAGCACCTGGTACTCGCCGTCGCGGAAGCGGCGCATGACCGCGTCCTTCTCGTCGCCGCGCATCTGCCCGTGCATGAGCCCGACGCGGTACCTCGCGAGCGGCCCCGCGGCGAGCTCGCGCGCCATGCGGGTCGCGTCGAGGAGGTCCGTCTTCTCCGACTCGCTGACGAGGGGGTAGACCAGGTACGCCTGCCGGCCCTGGTCGAGCTCGCGTGCGAGGAGCTCCAGCACGGATTCGCGCCGCCGTTGGTTGAACACGCGGGTCACGATCGGCCGCCGGCCGGGCGGCAGCTCGTCGATCGCCGACACCTCGAGATCGCCATAGAGCGTGAGCGCGAGTGTGCGCGGGATCGGCGTCGCCGTCATCAACAGGATGTCGGGGTTCGTGCCGTGGCGCTTCAGCATCTGCCGCTGCAGCACGCCGAAGCGGTGCTGCTCGTCGATGATGCCGAGACCGAGCTTCTTGAAGGCGACGCCCTCCTGGATGAGCGCGTGCGTGCCGACGACGAGGTCGATGTCGCCGCGGGCGATCGCCCGCTCGGTGCGGCCGCGGAGCTTCCCCTGCACCCCGCCGGTCAGGAGCGCCACCGTGAGGCCGACCGGGTTGCCGAAGCGGCGGAGCGTGGCGCAGTGCTGCTCGGCGAGGAGCTCCGTCGGCGCCATCAGCGCGGCCTGATAGCCGGCGTCGACCGCGATCGCCGCGGCATGGAGCGCGACCACCGTCTTGCCGCTCCCGACGTCGCCCTGCACGAGGCGGTGCATCGGGTGGGGCGCCGCCATGTCGCGCTCGATCTCGCCGATCACCCGGCGCTGCGCCCCCGTGAACGCGAACGGCAACGTCGCCGCGAGCGCCCGGGTGCGCGCCGCCGGCACCGGGAACGCGATGCCGCGCTCGGCGACGACGTTGTGCTTGCGGAGCGCCAGGCCGAGCTGCAGGTAGAAGAGCTCGTCGTAGACGATCGCGCGGTGCGCGGGCGACGTACCCGCGTTCAGCTCGTCGACGTCCGCGTCGGGCGGCGGCTGGTGCACGGCGCGGAGCGCCGCAGCGAGGTCGACGACGCCGCGCCGCTCGGCGGTCGCCGTCGGCAGCGCGCTCGGCACCCGCCCCGCGTACTGGTCGACCGCCGCGTGGACGAGCCGGCGCATCGCGCCGATCGGGATGCCGGCGGGCTTCGTGTAGATCGGCACGATGCGACCGGTGTCGGCATCCTCCTGCCCTTCGAGGAGCTCGACCTCGGGATGCACGACGCGCAGACCGAGCATGCGCGCCATGCCCTTCGCCGCCTCGACCTTGCCGTGCAGCAGCACGCGCTGGCCCTCGTGGAAGCGGCTCCGGAAGTAGGCGATCTGATGGTACCAGAGGAGCGTCAGCGACCCGCTCGCGTCGACGGCCGTCGCCTCGAGGATGCGCCGACGGCCGGCGAAGCGTTCGCGAACGCCGCGGATCTCGGCCTCGATCGTCGCGTGCTCGCCCGACTGCAGCATCGAGATCGTGCGGACGTCGCGGCGGTCCTCGTAGCGGAAGGGGAGATGGAAGAGCAGGTCGTCGACGGTGGTGAGCCCGAGCGTCGCGAGCTGCTCGGCGCGCTTCGGGCCGACGCCCTTCACGAACTGGACCGGCGTCTCGAGATTCTGCAGCTGGCCCGCGACCGCGTCCGACGAGCCGCGATACGGGCGCGGCGGCGCCGGCGCCGCTGCGGGCGCCGCCCGGAGGTCGGCGACGAGCGCCATCAGCCGCCGCAGAGCGGCGCTCGCCTCCGCGTCGCCGCTCACGGCGGACGCGGGCGCCGGCGGCGGCAGCGGACCACCCGCGAGACCGTCGAGGAGTCCGCGCACCTCCTCGAGGCGGGCTCGGGTCGCCTCGTCGGGCGTCCGGGCGACGCTGAGCGCGAGCTTCTCGCGCAGCACGCGGAACGGCAGCGCCGATCGCGCGAGCCGCGGCGGCGCCGTCGCGAGGTACTGGAGCGGCGGTCCGAGCGTGCGGAGCAGATCTTCGAGCGGCGTCACGGTGAAGTCGGACCCGATGCGCCGGTCGTTCTACCCAGGCGTCGCCGCGATCGGCAAGGTGTGGACGACCCCGCCGTCGTCGGCAAGACTCGCCGTCCATGCGCGCGCTCCGAGTCGTTCTCCGCTGGGGCGCGTGCCTCGCCGTCGGCTTCGCCGCCGCCTCGCTCACGGTCGTGACGCTCTACCACTGGGTCGATCCGCCGGTGACGCCGCTCATGCTCCTGCGCGCCGTCGAGAGCGCGCTCGCGGGCGCGCCGGTCGGGATCGACCACCGTCGGGTCGCGCTCCGCGAGGTGAGCCCGGCGCTCGTCCGCTCGGTGATCGCGGCCGAGGACGCGCGCTTCTTCACGCACTGGGGCGTCGACACGACCGAGCTCGAACGCGCCGTCGCGTACAACGAGCGACAGGGCGGACGCCGGCTGCGCGGCGCCAGCACGATCACGATGCAGTGCGCGCGCAGCGTCTTCCTCTGGCCCGGACGCACCTGGATCCGCAAGGCGATCGAAGTGTGGCTCGCGGTGCTCATGGAGCAACTCTGGGGAAAACGGCGGATCCTCGAGGTCTACCTGAACGTCGTCGAGTGGGGGCCGGGGGTGTACGGCGCCGAGAGCGCGGCGCGCCGGCACTTCGGCGTGTCGGCGGCGAATCTCGACGCCGAGCGCGCGGCCCTGCTCGCCGCGACGCTGCCCGCGCCGCGGCGCTTCGACCCGGCGGCGCCCTCACCATCCCTCCGCCGGCGCGCGGCGACGATCCTGGCGCGGGCCCGCGCCGTCGAGCTCCCCGCCGCGCCGCGCCTCCGCGCCGCGCCCGCCGACGGACGTTGAACGGTCGGCGGCTTTCTCAGCGTTGCAACGGCCGCCCGATCGGCGAATCGCACTCGTGAGAACCCGCGGGGCAGACGCCCGATCTACATGGTCGGGGCGCTGGCACGACCAGTGCTCCGGTGATCGGTATGGTGCTGGATCTCGTTCCCAGGTCGTTCACGCTCCGGACGTGCCGACCCGTCGCCCTCGACGGGCATCTGCACCCGGATTTCCAGCCGGTCGCGACCGCGCTCCGCGAGCAGCTCCGCAGCCACCCCGGCGGCGCCGCGGTCGCGGTGTATTGGCGCGGCCGCTGCGTCGTCGACCTGTGGGGTGGCTACAAGGACGCGGCCGGGACGCCGTGGACACGCGACACCATGGCGCCGAGCTTCTCGACCACGAAAGGCATCGCGGCGACGTTGATGCACGTCCTCGTCGACCGCGGCCTCCTCGACTACGACGACCGCGTCGCACGCTACTGGCCGGAGTTCGCGCAGGCCGGCAAGGACGCGATCACCGTCCGCCACGTGCTCTCGCACCAATCGGGCCTCTACCACATCCGCCAGATGATCGATCACGCGGAGCGGATGCGCGACTGGCGCTACATGATCCGCGCGATCGAGCGCACCCCGCCGATCCATCCGCCCGGCACGCGCACCGGCTATCATGGGCTCACCTTCGGGTACCTGATCGGCGAGATCGCGCAGCGCGTGACCGGCCGGTCGTTCGCGGAGCTCGTACGAACCGAGATCGCCGGCCGGCTCGGCTGCGACGGCATGTACATCGGCACGCCGGACCATGAGCTGCCCCGCGCCGCGACGCTCCTCTGGCCCAAGCGCAACGTCATGACCCCGCGCCTCCCGGTCGGCGCCGGCGTGATGCACTGGGCGCTGCGCGAAGGGTCGCCCGTGCTGCAACGCCTCCTCGCGGTCGGCGGCATCGAGCTCGACCTGGCGAGCATCCTCGACGCGCTCGCGCCGCGCGGCATCGGCTCGTTCGATTTCAGCGCCCCCGAGACGCTGCGCGCGTCCATCCCCGCCGCCAACGGCCTCTTCACCGCGCGCTCGCTGGCGCGCACCTACGCCGCGCTCGCCGCGGGCGGCGCGATCGACGGGGTCCGCCTACTCTCGCCCGCGACGGTGGCGCGCGCGACCGAGATCCAATCGCGCGCCGCGAGCCGGGTGGTCATTCCCTTCGACATGCGGTGGCGGCTTGGCTACCACGGCGTTCTCACGACGCGCGGCGTACCCCGGCAGGCCTTCGGTCACTTCGGATTCGGGGGCTCCGGAGCCTGGGCCGACCCGCGTCGCGATCTGGCGGTGGCCCTCATCGTGAACAGCGGGCTCGGCACACCCTTCGGCGACCTCCGCATCGCACGCATCGGTGGCGCGGCGCTCGCGAGCGTCGACGACCCGCACTGACCCGGAAGGAGCGACCATGGGGACCGACGCCATCCGCGAACGCCTGCGCCAAGAGCTCCTCGGCCTGATCCAGCGCAACGCCAAGATCGCCGCCAACCTCCGCCGCGAGCAGAACCCGCTCGGCGGCGACTGGACCGAGAACGCCGCCGTGCTGGAGAACGACGAGGTGCTCGACGCGCTCGATGCCGAGGGCCGCGCCCGCGCGACCCAGCTCCGCGCGGCGCTCGACCGCATCGCCGCCGGCACCTACGGAACCTGCGTACGCTGCCGGGGTCCGATCCACCCGGGGCGCCTCGAGGCCATCCCCGAAGTCACGACCTGCATCGACTGCGCGCGCGCCGCCTGACCTCGTCATGGCCTGGTGGGGCGACGTCGTCGCGTCCGTGAGGCCGCCCCCCTTCCCCTTACCGGAACCCGGCAGTAGGGTGAGACCCTACTCTTCGAGAGGAGGACATGGCA
It encodes the following:
- a CDS encoding methylmalonyl-CoA mutase — protein: MSAQPRFVPPGSASKETARRFSTVSDMEIKECYAPDDLAGRDTSADIGRPGEFPYTRGVYPTMYRGRSWTMRQFAGFGTPRDTNERFKFLLAQGQTGLSTAFDMPTLMGYDADHERSLGEVGREGTAVSTIDDMTELFDGIALDEVTTSMTVNCSASIILAMYFAVAERRGIPMAKL
- a CDS encoding DUF2007 domain-containing protein, which encodes MPWKVCHATAFEPEAHLVKGFLEHQGIPCLLESRRFEMDPVRTGSLGTIRILVPEEWVPVAAKLISHRTPRPRLPRARVIDVDFRRRRRVSPGARGSRPLEP
- a CDS encoding DsbA family protein, which produces MNRLAPRFALAGLLVVASASVALAQSEDALIKYFRKKNNLPPTAAVTVQGLKDSANFKGSKEGTLNIAGPQGNKALNFIASPDLKYVVVGEVVDTTVDPSKAVMAKINLQGEPFKGAKDAKVTIVEYSEFQCPFCKRGFDTIENQVLKQYEGKVKFYFKSFPLPFHPWAMPASIAAECAKSQKAEAFWKVYESFFNHQSEINPQNVKDKAAEYLKDTGIDMAKWNTCFDNKETAAKVNKEHDEGAALGVTGTPAFFINGRMLVGAQPFEQFKNVIDDELAAAK
- a CDS encoding type II toxin-antitoxin system VapC family toxin — encoded protein: MLFCDTSTLAKYYVAEPESEAVRARLDAEDRVLLSELARAELMGVFHRQLRERRWDRSAFQTVVRQWSTDDAGGYWTWLPLDAEIVEQVVRVYATLPDDVFLRTADCLHLITALRHGFSEIHTHDAQQRAGAGALGLTAIAISA
- the glpX gene encoding class II fructose-bisphosphatase, which produces MDRNLALEVARVTEAAALASARFMGRGDEAGADQAAVEAMRRAFNAIAVGGTVVIGEGTQEQTKALYVGEKIGGGEITTEVALDALEGASITATGGPGALSIIAIAEPGVFFQCPDAYMEKVAVGPEGRGVIDITRAPQDNLHALAEAKGVYVEDLTVVVLERPRHAKLIREVRQAGARIKLLGAGDLSAALATTRPESGIDLLIGVGGGHQGVLAAAALRCAGGDMQARLAPLTHDERDRCYAAGLTDLQQVYKIDDLVRGDVMFAATGVTTGDFLQGVRFFRGGAKTNSVVMRSQTRTVRYLETTHHFDFKPEY
- a CDS encoding homoserine dehydrogenase, whose protein sequence is MGSSKRLASIRPADREIRAGLIGFGTIGTGVVKLLQRRRAAIDAMLGARLRLVRIADLDTRRDRGVRLPKGMLVPDARRVYEADDVDVVIELMGGYEPARRFVLGAIGRGKSIVTANKALLAVHGREIFGAAARQRVDIGFEASVGGGIPIVRVLRDGVVADRTVAVRGIVNGTCNYILSKMSAEGAQFEDVLREAQARGLAEADPSFDIDGIDSAHKLVILSALAFGAELHLRDVHTEGIRRVAQMDVGYARELGYEIKLLAIGSMHGDDVAARVHPTLVPAAHVLAGVRGAFNAIYVEGEALGSSMYYGLGAGMMPTATAVVADLIEIARNRLQDTSARVPPLGIPALRRPKRIPMGDLRTAYYLRIMVRDRPGVLGNLASILGRHGISIATVIQKERSAGGTVPVVIRTHEARERDLQTALGRIGRLAGTQGTPICLRIADDLGGA
- the recG gene encoding ATP-dependent DNA helicase RecG — encoded protein: MTPLEDLLRTLGPPLQYLATAPPRLARSALPFRVLREKLALSVARTPDEATRARLEEVRGLLDGLAGGPLPPPAPASAVSGDAEASAALRRLMALVADLRAAPAAAPAPPRPYRGSSDAVAGQLQNLETPVQFVKGVGPKRAEQLATLGLTTVDDLLFHLPFRYEDRRDVRTISMLQSGEHATIEAEIRGVRERFAGRRRILEATAVDASGSLTLLWYHQIAYFRSRFHEGQRVLLHGKVEAAKGMARMLGLRVVHPEVELLEGQEDADTGRIVPIYTKPAGIPIGAMRRLVHAAVDQYAGRVPSALPTATAERRGVVDLAAALRAVHQPPPDADVDELNAGTSPAHRAIVYDELFYLQLGLALRKHNVVAERGIAFPVPAARTRALAATLPFAFTGAQRRVIGEIERDMAAPHPMHRLVQGDVGSGKTVVALHAAAIAVDAGYQAALMAPTELLAEQHCATLRRFGNPVGLTVALLTGGVQGKLRGRTERAIARGDIDLVVGTHALIQEGVAFKKLGLGIIDEQHRFGVLQRQMLKRHGTNPDILLMTATPIPRTLALTLYGDLEVSAIDELPPGRRPIVTRVFNQRRRESVLELLARELDQGRQAYLVYPLVSESEKTDLLDATRMARELAAGPLARYRVGLMHGQMRGDEKDAVMRRFRDGEYQVLVCTTVIEVGIDVPNATVMVIEHAEHFGLAQLHQLRGRVGRGEHRSLCFLLASYAQGDVARERLRVMEETNDGFRIAEKDLEIRGPGEFLGTRQSGLPDFRAANLVRDGALLRQAQEDAAGWLASDPGLASPASRSLRAVLEARWAGRLELARIG
- the mtgA gene encoding monofunctional biosynthetic peptidoglycan transglycosylase, which codes for MRALRVVLRWGACLAVGFAAASLTVVTLYHWVDPPVTPLMLLRAVESALAGAPVGIDHRRVALREVSPALVRSVIAAEDARFFTHWGVDTTELERAVAYNERQGGRRLRGASTITMQCARSVFLWPGRTWIRKAIEVWLAVLMEQLWGKRRILEVYLNVVEWGPGVYGAESAARRHFGVSAANLDAERAALLAATLPAPRRFDPAAPSPSLRRRAATILARARAVELPAAPRLRAAPADGR
- a CDS encoding beta-lactamase family protein, which encodes MVLDLVPRSFTLRTCRPVALDGHLHPDFQPVATALREQLRSHPGGAAVAVYWRGRCVVDLWGGYKDAAGTPWTRDTMAPSFSTTKGIAATLMHVLVDRGLLDYDDRVARYWPEFAQAGKDAITVRHVLSHQSGLYHIRQMIDHAERMRDWRYMIRAIERTPPIHPPGTRTGYHGLTFGYLIGEIAQRVTGRSFAELVRTEIAGRLGCDGMYIGTPDHELPRAATLLWPKRNVMTPRLPVGAGVMHWALREGSPVLQRLLAVGGIELDLASILDALAPRGIGSFDFSAPETLRASIPAANGLFTARSLARTYAALAAGGAIDGVRLLSPATVARATEIQSRAASRVVIPFDMRWRLGYHGVLTTRGVPRQAFGHFGFGGSGAWADPRRDLAVALIVNSGLGTPFGDLRIARIGGAALASVDDPH
- a CDS encoding TraR/DksA family transcriptional regulator, whose amino-acid sequence is MGTDAIRERLRQELLGLIQRNAKIAANLRREQNPLGGDWTENAAVLENDEVLDALDAEGRARATQLRAALDRIAAGTYGTCVRCRGPIHPGRLEAIPEVTTCIDCARAA